The following are encoded in a window of Solidesulfovibrio magneticus RS-1 genomic DNA:
- a CDS encoding pilus assembly FimT family protein, whose protein sequence is MGQSIPTYTVRKNQIFINFTGESFGFTLIEIVATLIILGILAAVAIPRFTDANSSAIVDAQNLKSCLRKTQTKSLSDAYTTTAGDANWSLEISGNSAIIKRAGVTKDTCNFSSTSISGGPVYFDNRGRPVNSNGQVLTATTSFTVPGYGVSITVIPVTGFVE, encoded by the coding sequence ATGGGACAAAGCATACCAACATATACAGTTCGAAAAAACCAAATTTTCATTAATTTTACAGGAGAGTCCTTTGGATTTACTTTAATTGAAATAGTCGCAACGCTCATCATTCTTGGAATATTAGCTGCGGTGGCAATCCCAAGATTTACAGATGCTAATTCTTCTGCAATTGTTGATGCTCAAAATTTAAAATCTTGCTTGAGAAAAACACAAACAAAATCATTGTCTGATGCTTATACAACCACGGCAGGTGATGCAAATTGGTCTCTAGAGATTTCAGGAAATTCGGCGATAATTAAAAGAGCAGGAGTGACAAAAGACACTTGCAATTTTAGTTCTACATCAATATCAGGTGGTCCGGTTTATTTTGACAACCGTGGACGACCCGTCAATTCAAATGGACAAGTTCTAACAGCCACAACATCATTTACAGTTCCAGGCTACGGAGTTTCAATTACAGTAATTCCCGTGACGGGGTTTGTTGAATGA
- a CDS encoding response regulator, producing the protein MINILFVDDDISMLYLYKVYLESTRYNPHTTNDTNIAIELLIKNAYKIIITDYFMPNVTGLEFALKVKTTCLKLNIKYPYTILASSEAFEDKHDKQRTIFNLILQKPLTRETLLSTLDSILTTKE; encoded by the coding sequence ATGATCAACATATTATTTGTCGATGACGATATCAGCATGCTCTATTTATACAAGGTATATCTAGAGTCAACTAGATATAATCCTCACACTACCAATGACACCAACATCGCGATTGAATTGCTTATTAAGAATGCTTACAAAATAATTATAACCGACTACTTTATGCCGAACGTAACCGGCCTTGAATTTGCCCTAAAAGTAAAAACAACTTGTCTAAAACTTAATATCAAATATCCATACACAATACTTGCATCATCCGAAGCATTTGAAGATAAGCATGATAAACAGCGAACAATATTTAATCTTATTCTACAAAAACCATTAACTAGAGAGACTCTTCTTTCAACCCTAGATTCAATCCTAACAACAAAAGAGTAA
- a CDS encoding response regulator yields the protein MNILVAEDDAINIVFYIRFLTKLGHKVTVAHNGEEAFHFSELINYDVILMDINMPIMDGIESSKMIKKQKMQKLQYLQSQLQILN from the coding sequence ATGAACATACTTGTCGCCGAAGATGATGCTATTAATATTGTTTTCTACATACGCTTTTTGACCAAACTTGGGCATAAAGTCACTGTTGCTCATAACGGTGAAGAAGCATTCCACTTTTCGGAGTTAATAAATTACGACGTAATTTTGATGGATATTAATATGCCAATAATGGACGGGATAGAAAGCTCAAAAATGATAAAAAAACAAAAAATGCAAAAACTCCAATACTTGCAGTCACAGCTACAGATACTAAATTAA
- a CDS encoding C45 family autoproteolytic acyltransferase/hydolase, with protein MSTDNSLATIDYIDNLYYRTTLDFSKGSHFEVGQAYAQAIVDTLPTFGATVDNFLYLSAKSAPETPELSTLITRSYNLISNMPQQYKDEMAGMITIFNYPIDKLGDGILSSNELLVYEVMHDVIDPGSCSAAAVYGNASATGSTIVGRNFDWYDIPGTSELHNVQIYLNNDSTYDIVGIGFLGQLFPASVFSENHISGALLDSDMKQGYFTTVGANSYPSDFRYAFEHFDSIGGVSYYLLGQQDTHSYIAFLADTNSAVVLENDLEHPSSRGLRTSSSVLRDGATWEIPNTVVAVNSFLLPGTTDEFTGEPSNTKRFASYSSLLSGDLLSQGSINMQDMQSIMSYAGSDGIAKNSGAIYRATNDYPTLQSYILDMGSLELVANFGPTSGNPPHPTYTQVFASSPF; from the coding sequence ATGTCAACCGACAATTCACTCGCTACAATAGATTACATTGACAATCTTTACTACAGAACTACACTAGACTTCTCAAAAGGTTCACATTTTGAAGTAGGACAAGCCTATGCCCAAGCAATAGTTGATACTTTGCCAACTTTCGGTGCCACTGTCGACAACTTTTTATATCTTTCCGCGAAATCCGCACCGGAGACACCAGAGCTTTCCACCCTCATTACGAGGTCATATAATCTTATTTCAAACATGCCCCAACAATACAAAGACGAAATGGCGGGCATGATTACTATTTTTAATTATCCAATTGACAAACTTGGCGATGGTATATTGTCTTCAAACGAACTATTAGTATACGAAGTTATGCATGATGTCATCGACCCTGGCAGTTGCTCCGCTGCCGCAGTTTATGGAAACGCTTCAGCCACAGGCTCAACAATCGTTGGGCGAAATTTTGATTGGTATGATATACCAGGCACTTCCGAGCTACACAATGTGCAGATCTATCTAAATAACGACTCTACCTATGATATTGTCGGCATAGGATTTCTTGGCCAGCTGTTCCCTGCATCCGTATTTAGTGAAAACCATATTTCTGGAGCTCTACTTGATAGCGACATGAAGCAAGGCTACTTCACAACAGTTGGAGCTAATTCTTACCCATCAGATTTTCGGTATGCCTTTGAACACTTTGATAGCATCGGAGGAGTTAGCTACTACCTGTTAGGACAACAAGACACCCATTCTTACATTGCATTTCTTGCCGACACAAACTCTGCAGTTGTCCTTGAAAATGATCTTGAACATCCTTCATCTCGCGGGCTTCGAACAAGCTCTTCCGTTCTTCGTGATGGCGCTACTTGGGAGATTCCAAACACCGTTGTAGCCGTTAATTCTTTTCTACTCCCAGGCACAACGGATGAATTCACCGGAGAGCCTTCAAATACAAAACGCTTTGCAAGTTATAGCTCGCTGCTTAGCGGCGACTTATTGTCACAAGGATCTATTAATATGCAAGATATGCAGAGTATAATGTCTTACGCTGGATCTGACGGGATCGCTAAAAATTCAGGCGCAATTTATCGAGCGACAAACGATTACCCAACACTTCAATCTTATATTTTAGACATGGGTTCTTTAGAATTAGTCGCAAATTTTGGGCCAACCAGCGGAAACCCTCCACATCCTACTTATACTCAAGTTTTTGCATCAAGTCCTTTCTAA
- a CDS encoding prepilin-type N-terminal cleavage/methylation domain-containing protein has protein sequence MKRKHGFTLIEVILTLVILAIAASMVMPYFMSGALTSANPMNNVSTPLTLQTVMSKIVSDYNSNFGTTNLPSLASLATKILYTSNNIYGIDSNFIVTVDQNYKFDSNDTDTSLKVTLTNNQGISKESLTYIFTKK, from the coding sequence ATGAAAAGAAAACATGGCTTCACACTTATCGAAGTAATACTAACGCTAGTAATTTTAGCAATCGCCGCCTCCATGGTCATGCCGTATTTTATGTCAGGTGCATTGACAAGCGCTAACCCCATGAACAACGTATCAACCCCTCTCACGTTACAAACCGTTATGTCAAAAATAGTTTCAGACTATAATTCCAACTTTGGTACTACAAATCTACCATCTTTAGCAAGTCTTGCAACAAAGATATTATATACCTCCAACAACATATACGGAATAGACTCAAATTTCATAGTCACAGTAGACCAAAACTATAAATTTGATTCTAACGACACAGACACATCGCTGAAAGTTACGCTAACCAACAACCAAGGAATTTCCAAAGAATCTTTAACTTATATATTTACAAAAAAATGA
- a CDS encoding response regulator produces the protein MNIAKLRILVVDDFSTMRKIIKSMLRKIGVKSIDDAEDGKIALNLINIHTYDLIILDWNMPNMSGIDLLKSIKKDQKPKYTPVLMVTSEATEPQIITAVQAGASNYIVKPFTEATLTKKLCAILNIGNNI, from the coding sequence ATGAATATAGCTAAATTACGAATCTTGGTAGTCGATGATTTTTCAACTATGCGTAAAATCATCAAGTCAATGCTGAGAAAAATTGGGGTCAAGTCAATCGATGATGCGGAAGATGGCAAGATTGCCCTCAACCTAATAAATATTCATACTTACGATCTAATTATTCTAGACTGGAATATGCCTAACATGTCTGGCATAGATCTTTTAAAATCCATAAAGAAAGATCAAAAACCGAAATATACTCCTGTTTTGATGGTCACTTCAGAAGCAACAGAACCTCAAATAATAACAGCCGTCCAAGCCGGAGCATCAAACTACATTGTAAAACCATTTACCGAAGCAACTCTCACAAAAAAACTTTGCGCTATCTTAAACATTGGAAATAATATTTAG
- a CDS encoding prepilin-type N-terminal cleavage/methylation domain-containing protein, with the protein MKSKHQGFTLIEVVVTLVLVSIIGLAFSDFTSGVIRGHLNAAQISAATEKTQLALMRISHEIANIDTYRSFNFSNNQITYYYRTDTSQSTIQLSNGRLKLNNYDLLDYVTVFTVSRPKSPSDTGKDGTMLTITITINALGQNGTLSKTFSTSTDLITLKFQQ; encoded by the coding sequence ATGAAATCTAAACACCAGGGATTTACACTTATAGAAGTAGTTGTGACACTTGTTTTAGTCAGCATTATTGGTTTGGCCTTTTCAGATTTTACATCTGGGGTCATACGAGGTCATCTTAATGCAGCTCAAATATCTGCAGCCACAGAAAAAACTCAACTTGCTCTGATGCGCATTAGTCACGAGATTGCAAACATTGACACATACCGATCTTTTAATTTTTCGAACAATCAAATTACTTACTACTACAGGACAGATACAAGTCAATCTACAATTCAACTTTCAAATGGCAGACTAAAATTAAACAACTACGATTTACTTGATTATGTTACTGTGTTTACAGTCTCTAGGCCGAAGAGCCCTTCTGACACGGGCAAGGATGGAACCATGCTGACTATCACTATAACAATAAACGCACTTGGCCAAAATGGAACACTTTCTAAAACTTTTTCAACATCAACTGATTTGATTACTTTGAAATTTCAACAATAG
- a CDS encoding GGDEF domain-containing protein, protein MDNKTILLFENILPVLCKDILNSVHDGVYIVDKKMRIIFWNEEAEKITGFLGEEVLGNTCSNNILKHVDSSGLNLCLSACPLMQTLKTNQKLVSEVFLHHKNGHRVPIQIETSPLIINNKLYGAIEFFRKIGDDIGCKERLEILNKQSLVDHLTGISNRRHIDITIERKILEFNRYGWDFSIALFDIDNFKTFNDNYGHTVGDDILKIISKTITGSLRSFDFLGRWGGEEFLAILPEIDSDEQLKKYAIEFLELLQSQKLGI, encoded by the coding sequence ATGGACAATAAAACAATCTTGCTCTTCGAGAACATTTTACCAGTTTTATGTAAAGATATCTTGAATTCTGTTCATGACGGAGTTTACATAGTCGACAAAAAAATGAGAATAATATTTTGGAACGAAGAAGCTGAAAAAATTACTGGTTTTTTAGGAGAAGAGGTCTTAGGAAATACTTGCAGCAACAATATTTTAAAGCATGTTGATAGCAGTGGATTAAATTTATGTCTATCTGCTTGCCCGCTAATGCAAACACTTAAAACAAATCAAAAATTAGTATCTGAAGTATTTTTGCATCACAAAAATGGCCACAGAGTACCTATACAAATAGAAACATCACCGCTAATTATCAATAACAAACTATATGGGGCCATTGAGTTTTTTAGAAAAATTGGAGATGATATTGGATGCAAAGAAAGATTAGAAATACTTAACAAGCAAAGTTTAGTCGATCATTTAACTGGCATTTCAAATAGGCGGCACATTGACATAACCATCGAGCGTAAAATATTAGAATTTAACAGATACGGATGGGACTTTTCCATAGCTCTATTCGACATCGACAATTTCAAAACATTCAACGATAATTACGGACACACAGTAGGTGATGATATTCTAAAAATTATTTCTAAGACGATTACTGGTTCTTTGCGCTCTTTCGATTTTCTAGGAAGATGGGGTGGTGAAGAGTTTCTTGCTATCCTCCCTGAGATTGATTCCGACGAGCAACTTAAAAAATATGCGATAGAATTCTTAGAATTGTTGCAGTCTCAGAAACTCGGCATCTAG
- a CDS encoding chemotaxis protein CheX, which produces MDTYDLNIAMPFIQATKHVLSTMAQISPTPGTPFIKKGTAATGDISAVVGLTGTKNGSIALSFSKKCAINILKNMIGDDIEDVVKDAMDTVGELTNMISGQARAQLSQIGLNLTASTPTIIVGDHHRIEHMTTCTIIAIPFSTSHGNFSVEFSFEGCHSSKV; this is translated from the coding sequence ATGGACACCTATGATTTGAATATTGCAATGCCATTTATCCAAGCAACAAAACATGTTCTCTCTACTATGGCCCAAATTTCTCCTACCCCAGGAACCCCTTTTATTAAAAAAGGAACAGCTGCGACAGGAGATATATCTGCAGTCGTTGGATTGACAGGCACAAAGAACGGCAGCATTGCGCTATCATTTTCGAAGAAATGTGCAATAAACATCTTGAAAAACATGATCGGCGACGACATAGAAGATGTTGTTAAAGATGCAATGGATACAGTCGGCGAGCTTACGAATATGATTTCTGGACAAGCTCGGGCACAACTATCACAAATTGGACTAAACCTAACCGCATCAACACCGACCATTATTGTAGGCGACCACCACAGAATCGAGCATATGACAACCTGCACAATCATAGCAATTCCATTTTCAACTTCTCATGGAAATTTTTCAGTTGAATTTTCTTTCGAAGGATGTCACTCCTCAAAGGTTTAA
- a CDS encoding ATP-binding protein, translated as MTNFKDYGHMHPQNYSSAIQRISELEDYIKSSIESNYINKMNLQNSLSDLKQKFSIVADNCYDWEYWRGLDGKYIWVSPSCERITGYTPNDFLSGRISIKKIIHYKDAILWDSHINEMNCSNFQSPHIEIEFRINNLKGEIVWISHTCKAIYNSAGICLGRRGCNRDITEKKFVEISLKKNQAILEKHLLWKENILNTSAVAILVVVKDRVIADANIGFEEMFGYSKKELIGHSVRMLHVDGELFEQYGKINWSQTSTTKVVKCEWKLKKKDGSIIICEVSGSAINPHDLSEGVIWIATNITEKKKFESELISSKKIADAANKAKSEFLANMSHEIRTPLNGILGMLQLLESTQTNHQQSEYIDIALNSGRNLNKLISGILDLSRIEQGNTTLESHGFNIKHLIDDIVNTFITELSSKKLLITTTIAKIMPDVIYGDSGRLRQIIFNIVGNSIKFTPFGSVAISIDSLTSGNTIHVFIEISDTGIGIPEDKLDDIFYPFTQLDGSLTRKYGGVGLGLSIVKKQLLAMEGSITVESNESGGTKTCIAIPFKTNEPSLPEYTDKICDSCFEKNPPLKILIAEDDKVNQLVISRFVKKIGHIPLCANDGLEALKLLRSEQFDLILMDIQMPNLDGLETTLEIRNSHETFSKIPIIALTSHAMRGDREKFISFGMDGYLSKPVIIEDINNVINQTFAKIKKSTYKCVVK; from the coding sequence ATGACCAACTTCAAAGATTACGGCCATATGCACCCCCAAAATTATAGTTCGGCTATCCAACGGATAAGCGAATTAGAAGACTACATTAAATCATCGATAGAATCAAATTATATCAACAAAATGAATTTACAAAATTCATTGAGCGATTTGAAACAGAAATTTTCAATAGTCGCAGACAATTGCTACGACTGGGAATATTGGAGAGGGTTGGACGGTAAATATATTTGGGTATCACCTTCATGCGAACGCATTACCGGATACACACCGAACGATTTTCTAAGCGGAAGAATATCTATAAAAAAAATAATTCACTATAAAGACGCAATCTTATGGGATAGCCATATCAATGAAATGAATTGTAGTAATTTCCAGTCTCCACACATAGAAATCGAATTCCGCATAAATAATTTAAAGGGGGAAATCGTATGGATTAGTCATACCTGCAAGGCTATTTACAACTCCGCAGGAATTTGCCTAGGACGCCGAGGATGCAATCGAGATATTACTGAAAAAAAATTTGTTGAAATATCTCTCAAAAAAAATCAAGCAATCCTCGAGAAACACCTTTTGTGGAAAGAAAATATTCTAAACACTTCTGCAGTAGCAATTCTCGTTGTCGTGAAGGACCGCGTTATAGCAGATGCAAATATTGGTTTTGAAGAAATGTTTGGATACTCTAAAAAAGAACTTATAGGACATTCTGTCAGAATGCTCCATGTTGATGGCGAACTATTTGAGCAATATGGCAAAATCAATTGGTCACAAACATCTACGACAAAAGTGGTCAAATGCGAATGGAAACTCAAAAAAAAAGATGGTTCAATAATTATCTGTGAAGTAAGCGGTTCTGCAATAAACCCTCACGATTTATCTGAAGGGGTTATATGGATAGCGACAAATATCACTGAAAAGAAAAAATTTGAATCAGAATTGATCTCTTCAAAAAAAATAGCAGACGCAGCGAACAAAGCAAAATCTGAATTTTTAGCCAACATGAGTCACGAGATACGAACTCCATTAAACGGCATTCTGGGCATGCTTCAACTACTTGAGTCAACGCAAACAAACCATCAACAAAGTGAATATATCGACATCGCTCTAAATTCCGGGAGAAACTTAAACAAATTGATCTCTGGCATATTAGATTTGTCCCGAATAGAACAAGGGAATACTACTTTAGAGAGCCATGGATTTAATATCAAACACCTCATCGATGACATCGTCAACACTTTTATCACAGAATTATCTTCTAAAAAATTACTAATAACTACAACCATTGCGAAAATCATGCCAGATGTTATCTATGGCGACTCAGGTCGACTTAGGCAAATAATTTTCAATATTGTCGGCAATTCAATTAAGTTCACTCCTTTCGGTAGCGTTGCTATTTCAATTGATTCTTTAACTTCTGGAAATACGATACACGTTTTTATTGAAATCTCAGACACTGGCATTGGGATACCAGAAGACAAACTTGACGATATATTTTATCCTTTCACTCAACTAGATGGATCTTTAACACGTAAATATGGAGGAGTTGGTCTTGGACTTTCAATTGTAAAAAAACAACTTCTTGCCATGGAAGGAAGCATTACTGTCGAAAGTAATGAATCAGGTGGCACTAAAACTTGTATCGCAATTCCTTTTAAAACTAATGAACCCTCGCTCCCAGAGTACACAGATAAAATTTGCGACAGTTGTTTTGAAAAAAATCCACCGTTGAAAATACTTATTGCAGAGGACGACAAAGTCAACCAACTAGTCATATCTAGATTTGTCAAAAAAATTGGTCACATTCCATTATGCGCAAACGACGGACTAGAAGCGTTAAAACTATTGCGATCAGAACAATTTGATTTAATTCTTATGGACATCCAAATGCCAAACCTAGACGGATTAGAAACGACATTAGAAATAAGGAACTCCCACGAAACATTTTCGAAAATCCCTATTATAGCTTTAACATCACACGCCATGCGTGGCGACCGCGAAAAGTTCATATCATTTGGAATGGACGGATACCTTTCGAAGCCAGTAATAATAGAAGACATTAACAACGTTATTAATCAAACTTTCGCTAAAATAAAAAAATCAACTTACAAGTGCGTTGTTAAATAA
- a CDS encoding response regulator, which produces MKTTVSILLVEDDLINRIALYRFFSKKGYVVHPAKDGKEALEIYSKNEFDLIIMDLVMPELDGAETARKMRFISNNTNGNYPPIIIITAVDHRAQNLEKIFRAGVDRVVQKPIEHAQLLECIDEILLLKQTNEKTTSRS; this is translated from the coding sequence ATGAAAACTACAGTATCAATCCTTCTCGTCGAAGATGACCTTATCAACAGAATTGCACTTTATCGCTTCTTTAGCAAAAAAGGCTATGTGGTTCATCCCGCTAAAGACGGCAAAGAAGCCCTGGAAATATACTCCAAAAATGAATTTGATCTAATAATAATGGATCTTGTTATGCCAGAACTAGATGGCGCTGAAACAGCAAGAAAAATGCGGTTTATATCGAACAACACAAACGGCAATTACCCACCAATTATTATAATCACCGCCGTTGACCATCGCGCACAAAATTTAGAAAAGATATTCAGAGCGGGCGTCGACAGAGTAGTACAAAAACCCATTGAGCATGCCCAACTACTGGAGTGCATAGATGAAATATTACTACTTAAACAAACTAACGAAAAAACTACAAGCCGTTCTTGA